The following nucleotide sequence is from Streptomyces sp. HUAS CB01.
TCGCCGCCGCCCACGCACTCGGTGACGTCGTCACCGGTGAGCTCGACGTGGATGCCGCCCGGGTGGGTGCCCAGCGCCTTGTGGACCTCGAAGAACCCCTTGACCTCGTCGAGCACGTCGTCGAAGCGGCGCGTCTTGTGGCCGGAGGCCGCCTCGAAGGTGTTGCCGTGCATCGGGTCGGTCACCCAGGCCACGGTGGCACCGGAGGCGGTGACCTTCTCGACCAGCTCGGGGAGCCGGTCCCGGACCTTGTCGGCGCCCATGCGCACGATGAAGGTCAGCCGGCCGGGCTCGCGCTCCGGGTCCAGCCTCTCGACGTACTGCAGGGCCTCGTCGACGGTCGTCGTCGGGCCGAGCTTCACCCCGATGGGGTTGCGGATCTTGGACGCGAACTCGATGTGCGCGCCGTCCAGCTGGCGGGTGCGCTCACCGATCCAGACCATGTGGCCCGAGACGTCGTACAGCTCGCCCGTGCGCGAGTCGACCCGGGTGAGGGCCGACTCGTAGTCCATGAGCAGGGCCTCGTGGGAGGCGTAGAACTCGACGGTGCGGAACTCCGCCGGGTCCGTGCCGCAGGCCTTCATGAAGTTCAGCGCGTTGTCGATCTCGCGCGCGAGCTGCTCGTAGCGCTGTCCGGACGGGGACGACCTCACGAAGTCCTGGTTCCAGGCGTGCACCTGGCGCAGGTCGGCGTAGCC
It contains:
- a CDS encoding class II 3-deoxy-7-phosphoheptulonate synthase; translation: MTVNAKSTATGGNTWRNLPAAQQPEYPDAEALRDVIADLESYPPLVFAGECDQLRARMGAVAKGEAFLLQGGDCAEAFDAVSADHIRNKLKTLLQMGAVLTYAASVPVVKVGRIAGQYSKPRSKSTETRDGVTLPTYRGDSVNGFEFTEAARVPDPERLKRMYHASASTLNLVRAFTTGGYADLRQVHAWNQDFVRSSPSGQRYEQLAREIDNALNFMKACGTDPAEFRTVEFYASHEALLMDYESALTRVDSRTGELYDVSGHMVWIGERTRQLDGAHIEFASKIRNPIGVKLGPTTTVDEALQYVERLDPEREPGRLTFIVRMGADKVRDRLPELVEKVTASGATVAWVTDPMHGNTFEAASGHKTRRFDDVLDEVKGFFEVHKALGTHPGGIHVELTGDDVTECVGGGDEIFVDDLHQRYETACDPRLNRSQSLDLAFLVAEMYRDQ